From the Sanguibacter sp. HDW7 genome, the window GATCGGCGAGAAGATCCCCGTGCAGGTCCGCTACGACTACCTCTCGAAGTTCGGCTTCGGCCAGAAGACGGGGATCGGCCTGCCCGGCGAGTCCGCGGGCATCCTCCACCCTGTCGAGAAGTGGGACGGCCGCACGAAGTGGAACGTCCTGTTCGGTCAGGGCGTCGCCGTCACCGCGCTCCAGTCCAACGAGGTCTTCGCGACGATCGCGAACGGCGGCGTGCGCAACACCCCTCGGATCATCAAGGGCTACCGGGCCGAGGACGGCACCTACGAGGCCGTGAAGCCCGCCGAGACGACGCGCGTCGTCTCGGAGGAGACCGCTGACACGGTGCTCGCGATGATGGAGACCGTCGTCTCGGACGGTACGGGCTCGAAGGCTGCGGTACCTGGCTACCGGATCGCGGGCAAGACGGGCACGGCGCAGGCGCCGAACCCGCTCACGGGTACGTACGACCACTTCGTCGCGTCGTTCAACGGCGTCGCGCCGGCCGACGACCCGCGCATCGCGGTGTCGGTCGCGCTCTGGGCGGACAAGCTCCTCTACGGAGGCGAGTCGGCCGCGCCGGTGTTCGCCGACGTCACCGCGTTCGCGCTGCAGCACCTCGGGGTCGAGCCGAGCGGCTCGAAGGCCACGAAGATCCCGACCGAGTGGTGAGCCTGCACGAACCTCTCACGCGCCCCACGGTCCGCGTCGCGCGGACGGGTCCCGTCGGGCGGGTAGGTTCGCACCCGTGAACGACCCACGCACGCTGCCCTCTCGCCTTGCCGAGGTTCCCGTCGGACGGCTCGCGGCGGACCTCGGCCTCGAGCTCCGCGGCGACCCGGACGTCGTCGTGTCCTCCGTCGTCCTCGACGACCGCCGCACGGTCCCGGGCGACCTCTTCGCCGCGCTGCCGGGCGCGCACGTGCACGGCGCGCGCTTCGCACCGGCCGCGCTCGGACGCGGCGCGCGCGCCGTCCTCACGGATCCTGCGGGCGCTGACGTCCTCGCGGACGCGGGCGTGCCGCTGCTCGTCGCTGCAGAACCCCGTCTCGTCCTCGGCAGGCTCGCCGCGCTCGTGCACGCCGAGCCCGCGTCGCGCATGACGACGTTCGGTGTCACAGGCACGAACGGCAAGACCACGACGACGTTCCTGCTCGAGCGCCTGCTCGGCACGCTCGGCCGTCGCACGGGCCTCGTCGGCACCGTCGTCTCACGCTACGCGGGCCGCGACGTCCCGAGCAGGCTCACGACGCCCGAGGCCCCCGAGCTCCAGGGCTGGCTCGCCGCGATGGCGGAGGTCGAGGTCGACGCGCTCGCGATGGAGGTCTCCTCGCACGCGCTCGCGCTGCACCGGGTCGACGGGATCGTCTACGACGTCGTCGGGTTCACGAACCTCAGCCAGGACCACCTCGACTTCCACGGCACGCTCGAGGAGTACCTCGCCGTCAAGGCGTCGCTCTTCACGCCCGAGCGTTCGCGCCGGGGCGTCGTCGTCGTCGACGACGACGCGGGCCGACGGCTCGCCGCGTCCGCAGGCGTGCCCGTGACGACCGTCGCGACGCACGGCGGTGACGCCGACTGGCGCGTCGCCGACCTCGTCGCGGGCGTCGAGGGCTCGCGCTTCACGCTCGTGGGGCCCGCAGGGGAGCGGCTCGACGCGCACGTGACGATGCCGGGCGACTTCAACGTCGCGAACGCGGCGCTCGCGATCGTCCTCGCGCTCGTCGGCGGCGCGACCGTCGCGGACGTCGCCGACGCCCTTGCGCGCGACGGCCTCGACGCCGCTGTCCCCGGACGCATGGAGGTCCTCGCGACGTCACCGCGCGTCGTCGTCGACTTCGCGCACAACGCCGACGCGCTCGGACTCGCGCTCGCGACCCTGCGTCCGACGACGCCCGGCCGGCTCGTCGTCGTCTTCGGTGCGACGGGCGAGCGCGACACGGGCAAGCGTCCGGTCATGGGCAGGGTCGCGGCGCTCGGCGCGGACACGGTCGTCGTCACGGACGACGACCCGCACGGAGAGGACCCCGCGCCGATCCGCGCCGCGGTGCTCGCGGGGGCGATCGACGCCGTCGCGGCGCGCGC encodes:
- a CDS encoding UDP-N-acetylmuramoyl-L-alanyl-D-glutamate--2,6-diaminopimelate ligase, whose translation is MNDPRTLPSRLAEVPVGRLAADLGLELRGDPDVVVSSVVLDDRRTVPGDLFAALPGAHVHGARFAPAALGRGARAVLTDPAGADVLADAGVPLLVAAEPRLVLGRLAALVHAEPASRMTTFGVTGTNGKTTTTFLLERLLGTLGRRTGLVGTVVSRYAGRDVPSRLTTPEAPELQGWLAAMAEVEVDALAMEVSSHALALHRVDGIVYDVVGFTNLSQDHLDFHGTLEEYLAVKASLFTPERSRRGVVVVDDDAGRRLAASAGVPVTTVATHGGDADWRVADLVAGVEGSRFTLVGPAGERLDAHVTMPGDFNVANAALAIVLALVGGATVADVADALARDGLDAAVPGRMEVLATSPRVVVDFAHNADALGLALATLRPTTPGRLVVVFGATGERDTGKRPVMGRVAALGADTVVVTDDDPHGEDPAPIRAAVLAGAIDAVAARAPGDRPAILEVAPRAEAVRRAVLEAGPDDTVLVAGRGHETVQDVGGVDIALDDRVEARAALAARPR